A stretch of Falco rusticolus isolate bFalRus1 chromosome 2, bFalRus1.pri, whole genome shotgun sequence DNA encodes these proteins:
- the RAB20 gene encoding ras-related protein Rab-20 has product MKKPDGKVVLLGDMNVGKTSLLHRYMERRFQETVSTVGGAFYLKQWGPYNISIWDTAGREQFHGLGSMYCRGAAAVILTYDVNSLQSLTELEERFLALTDSASADCIFAIVGNKVDLTNDCALPPDENKPEKSVASCGSKVRKQVHAEDAIALYKKILKYKMLDEKDVPAAEKMCFETSAKTGYKVDYLFETVFEMVVPIIVRQKAEGPPQTVDITDYKPAKRTKSGCCA; this is encoded by the exons ATGAAGAAGCCGGACGGGaaggtggtgctgctgggggacatGAACGTGGGCAAGACCTCCCTGCTGCACCGCTACATGGAGCGGCGCTTCCAGGAGACGGTCAGCACCGTCGGCGGCGCCTTCTACCTCAAGCAGTGGGGGCCGTACAACATCTCCATCTGGGACACAGCAG GACGGGAGCAGTTTCATGGCCTCGGGTCCATGTactgcagaggagcagctgctgtgatCCTCACGTATGATGTGAACAGCCTCCAAAGCCTGACGGAGCTGGAAGAAAGATTCTTGGCACTGACAGACAGTGCGAGTGCTGACTGCATCTTTGCTATTGTTGGAAATAAAGTTGACCTCACCAATGACTGTGCTTTACCACCGGATGAAAATAAACCCGAGAAGTCTGTTGCCAGCTGTGGCTCGAAGGTGCGAAAACAAGTCCATGCAGAGGATGCGATTGCGctctataaaaaaatactgaaatacaaaatgctaGATGAGAAGGATGttccagcagctgagaaaatgtgctttgaaaCCAGCGCGAAAACAGGATACAAGGTGGACTACCTCTTCGAAACTGTGTTTGAGATGGTAGTCCCAATAATTGTACGGCAGAAAGCTGAGGGGCCGCCGCAAACTGTAGACATCACAGACTACAAGCCAGCAAAAAGGACAAAATCTGGTTGTTGTGCCTGA